From Synergistaceae bacterium, one genomic window encodes:
- a CDS encoding dynamin family protein has translation MEGWDEAKQAFIEKLERQEKCFMELFERDKNGIVIGFDERRTLEALRARNSAVLSRLKSREFAVAVVGLEKAGKSTLGNALINSEILPEYTERCTYTTTELRAGDKNEAEVTFYSEAEFTAIFREMLQSVGYDGSADFRTLAPETFAHYWEAVGEDSSKRDLYERHNGKTDEDILTILRGSKTIAELLGQPVRKFMYDSGQGSSEFQLYITGISGYDDKGAAVRTAHPYAVKNVVIRSTELGDMRNIVLYDVPGFDSTTELHKKQTEQMLKEADAIILVTNVGDRPNINSPQLDMLRKVRDQDGVKLRDKTFIFGNKIDMAGNEARARDNDSALRSEAERYQVAQAVRVISGSAKAYLEGLGLLSPDEIRRGKINAKARLDEWGMPDGVTELHRQLQDYYNNDRFEVLRRRAETTITATVEFLRTLLAKYSPEVLDRLETGGKYMLQLRGKADTFARAAMEISSRYSSQIISTRPFSTQLAESIERIYPLTEEFRVLIDEVIHQSNATTTGIMQLSAINAGIRGRVHIMFMENLVREAANIVENKQAGIRAELVSKFLEIMGMREGSEYEAELVKSVNALFDEYLIKDGEECRFNTLIERFASGLVETLILMPFAEFERLETVKKTLPELFSLAVYYSMPEIDGSFEVRDSQEDRRKFFAKILAHEGGNTQSSVKPSAVFAAKGVLIDWFDRHAKVTGLSVNELPIDEWAVLFAEKGEKLETMPDDLAKQLKTLDLSSLNKTEKVSRIDGAIRSFLGGTPENAQPLDRLLDSLHAKASAMKARNTDDMLKILDEDIMILRDLTTKSVIRAIGLELAFTSIIVKNINFIRRGITDAEGSKNFDEWINLNVRKVLDSEFAAIDRYNMDSQTRKSIISAIQQVLGSME, from the coding sequence ATGGAAGGCTGGGACGAAGCAAAACAGGCCTTTATCGAGAAGCTGGAGCGTCAGGAAAAATGCTTCATGGAACTGTTCGAGAGGGACAAGAACGGAATCGTTATAGGTTTCGACGAACGCAGGACACTCGAGGCACTGCGGGCAAGAAACAGCGCGGTACTCTCGCGCCTGAAGAGCCGTGAATTTGCTGTGGCTGTCGTAGGTCTCGAGAAGGCGGGGAAAAGCACTCTGGGCAATGCGTTAATCAACTCCGAGATTCTGCCTGAGTACACGGAACGCTGTACGTACACGACTACGGAGCTCCGTGCGGGCGACAAGAATGAAGCGGAGGTTACGTTCTACAGCGAGGCGGAGTTCACCGCGATATTCCGTGAGATGCTGCAGTCTGTGGGTTACGACGGCTCTGCGGACTTCAGGACTCTTGCGCCGGAAACTTTCGCGCATTACTGGGAAGCAGTAGGCGAGGACAGCTCGAAGCGCGACCTCTACGAACGCCACAACGGCAAGACCGACGAGGACATACTTACGATTCTGCGCGGGAGCAAGACCATCGCGGAACTTCTTGGCCAGCCCGTGAGAAAGTTCATGTACGACAGCGGGCAGGGAAGCTCGGAGTTCCAGCTGTACATCACGGGAATAAGCGGCTACGACGACAAAGGCGCGGCAGTCCGAACCGCACACCCTTACGCAGTGAAGAACGTTGTGATTCGTTCGACGGAGCTCGGCGACATGAGAAACATTGTACTGTACGACGTTCCGGGCTTCGACTCCACTACTGAGCTCCACAAGAAGCAGACAGAGCAGATGCTTAAAGAGGCTGACGCAATAATACTCGTTACGAACGTAGGAGACCGCCCGAACATCAACAGCCCGCAGTTAGACATGCTCCGCAAGGTCAGGGATCAGGACGGCGTTAAGCTGAGGGATAAGACGTTCATCTTCGGGAACAAAATCGACATGGCCGGCAACGAAGCCAGAGCCCGCGACAATGACTCAGCCCTCAGGAGCGAGGCTGAACGCTATCAGGTTGCACAGGCAGTACGCGTAATCTCCGGCAGTGCAAAAGCATACCTTGAAGGGTTAGGGCTTCTGTCTCCCGATGAAATCAGGAGAGGCAAAATCAACGCCAAAGCCCGCCTCGATGAATGGGGGATGCCCGACGGAGTAACGGAGCTCCACCGACAGCTTCAGGACTACTACAACAACGACAGGTTCGAGGTTCTTCGGAGGCGCGCCGAAACCACGATAACCGCAACAGTAGAGTTTCTGCGCACGCTGCTGGCCAAGTACAGCCCCGAAGTCCTCGACAGGCTGGAGACCGGCGGAAAGTACATGCTTCAGCTGAGGGGCAAGGCAGACACGTTCGCACGTGCGGCGATGGAGATAAGCAGCCGCTATAGTTCGCAGATAATCTCAACGCGGCCGTTCAGCACACAACTGGCGGAGAGCATCGAGAGGATTTACCCGCTAACGGAGGAGTTCCGGGTTCTCATCGACGAGGTGATACACCAGAGCAACGCGACGACCACCGGAATAATGCAGCTTTCGGCGATAAATGCGGGCATTCGCGGGCGCGTGCACATAATGTTCATGGAAAACCTCGTGCGTGAGGCGGCAAACATTGTCGAGAACAAGCAGGCAGGCATTCGTGCGGAACTGGTCAGCAAGTTCCTTGAGATAATGGGTATGCGTGAAGGCTCGGAGTACGAGGCGGAGCTGGTGAAGAGCGTCAATGCACTCTTTGACGAATACCTCATCAAGGACGGCGAGGAGTGCCGCTTCAACACACTGATAGAACGCTTTGCGTCGGGGCTTGTGGAGACGCTGATACTGATGCCATTCGCTGAGTTCGAGAGGCTGGAGACGGTGAAGAAGACGCTTCCCGAATTATTCTCGCTGGCGGTGTATTACTCGATGCCGGAGATTGACGGGAGCTTTGAGGTCAGGGACTCGCAGGAGGACAGGCGGAAGTTCTTTGCGAAGATTCTTGCTCACGAGGGCGGCAACACTCAGAGCAGCGTGAAGCCATCAGCAGTCTTTGCGGCAAAAGGCGTGCTGATAGACTGGTTCGACAGACACGCGAAAGTTACGGGGCTGAGCGTCAACGAACTTCCCATCGATGAATGGGCGGTGCTTTTCGCGGAGAAGGGTGAGAAGCTGGAGACTATGCCCGATGACCTAGCGAAGCAGCTTAAGACGCTTGACCTCTCGTCGTTGAACAAAACAGAGAAGGTCTCACGCATTGACGGGGCGATTCGTAGCTTCTTGGGCGGAACGCCGGAGAACGCACAGCCTCTCGACCGGCTGCTTGATTCGCTTCACGCGAAAGCCTCAGCCATGAAAGCACGCAACACTGACGACATGCTGAAGATTCTCGACGAGGACATCATGATACTACGGGACTTGACGACAAAATCTGTAATCCGTGCGATAGGGCTGGAGCTTGCGTTCACGTCAATCATCGTGAAGAACATCAACTTTATCCGTCGCGGAATAACTGACGCAGAGGGCAGCAAGAACTTCGACGAGTGGATTAACCTCAATGTGAGGAAGGTACTTGACAGCGAGTTTGCGGCGATTGACCGCTACAACATGGACAGCCAGACGCGGAAGAGCATAATTTCTGCGATACAGCAGGTGCTCGGAAGCATGGAGTAA
- a CDS encoding galactose mutarotase codes for MTIARSLFGTTPEGQKVYLYTFTDSKGQSVVMSEYACAIVSINVLDKSGKLRDVALGYDTLEEYLADTRCFGATVGRYANRIANGLFTINGVTYHLPRNNGNNTLHGGPDGFRKRLYSSEMFDDRVEFTLHSPDLDAGFPGNFTLKVTVTFEDGALRMKYDYVCDKDCPANITNHNYFNLNGHGMGSIFKHWLHINAEKYCKADEGMLALAPTVGVEGTAFDFRTSKTIASGIFSYSPELISARGGYDHCFELSGEKAAVVCGDVSGIVLEVFSDMPAVQFYTGNSIGHCRGKGGAYYNDYDGFALECQQFPNAINEPSFPDCVARAGQPVSKFIEFRFSSRS; via the coding sequence ATGACAATAGCAAGAAGTCTCTTCGGCACAACGCCGGAAGGGCAGAAGGTGTACCTGTACACTTTCACGGACAGCAAGGGGCAGAGCGTAGTGATGAGCGAGTATGCCTGCGCGATCGTCTCAATCAACGTTCTCGACAAATCGGGAAAGCTCCGCGACGTAGCACTCGGTTATGACACGCTCGAGGAGTACTTGGCCGACACGCGGTGTTTCGGTGCAACAGTAGGACGTTACGCGAACCGCATCGCCAACGGCCTCTTCACCATCAACGGCGTAACCTACCACCTTCCGCGCAACAACGGGAACAACACGCTTCACGGAGGCCCGGACGGCTTCCGCAAGAGGCTTTATTCTAGCGAAATGTTCGACGACCGCGTAGAGTTCACGCTTCACAGCCCCGACCTCGACGCAGGATTTCCCGGCAATTTTACCCTCAAGGTTACGGTTACGTTCGAGGACGGAGCGTTGCGGATGAAGTATGATTACGTCTGCGACAAGGACTGCCCCGCCAACATCACCAACCACAACTACTTCAACCTTAACGGGCACGGCATGGGAAGCATCTTCAAGCACTGGCTTCACATCAACGCAGAGAAGTACTGCAAGGCAGATGAAGGAATGTTAGCTCTTGCTCCTACTGTGGGTGTTGAGGGCACGGCGTTTGACTTCAGAACCTCCAAGACAATAGCAAGCGGAATATTCTCCTACTCGCCGGAACTTATCAGCGCAAGAGGAGGCTACGACCACTGCTTCGAGCTCAGCGGAGAGAAAGCCGCCGTTGTCTGCGGAGACGTGAGCGGAATAGTGCTTGAAGTTTTCTCGGACATGCCGGCGGTGCAGTTCTACACGGGAAATTCTATCGGGCATTGCAGGGGAAAGGGAGGAGCGTACTACAACGACTATGACGGCTTCGCGCTCGAGTGCCAGCAGTTCCCGAACGCAATAAATGAGCCGTCCTTCCCCGACTGCGTAGCCAGAGCAGGACAGCCCGTGAGTAAATTCATCGAGTTCAGGTTCAGCAGCAGAAGCTAG
- a CDS encoding L-ribulose-5-phosphate 4-epimerase — protein MEQLREEVYRANMELPARGLVVYTWGNVSGIDRERGLVVIKPSGVEYDELKPSDLVIVDLNNNVVEGTMNPSSDTKTHVELYKTFPGIGGIVHTHSPHAVAWAQAGKDIPCYGTTHADYFYGCVPCSRNLTAEEVEEDYELNTGKVIAEEFSRRGLDPKAVPGVICRSHGPFTWGKTAAQAVYHAVVLEEVAKMAMYTITINPQASEAPQYVQDKHYLRKHGPNAYYGQAR, from the coding sequence CTGGAACAATTACGTGAAGAAGTTTACCGCGCAAACATGGAACTTCCTGCAAGGGGGCTCGTTGTGTACACGTGGGGCAACGTCAGCGGAATAGACAGGGAGCGCGGGTTAGTTGTCATCAAACCGTCGGGTGTGGAGTACGACGAGCTGAAGCCTTCTGACCTCGTAATCGTTGACCTGAATAATAACGTTGTTGAAGGCACGATGAACCCCAGCTCCGACACGAAGACTCACGTTGAGCTGTACAAGACTTTTCCGGGAATCGGGGGCATCGTACACACGCACAGTCCTCACGCTGTAGCTTGGGCACAGGCAGGGAAAGATATACCCTGCTACGGGACGACACACGCGGATTACTTCTACGGGTGCGTTCCGTGCTCGCGGAATCTCACTGCTGAGGAAGTCGAAGAGGATTACGAGCTGAACACCGGGAAGGTTATTGCGGAGGAGTTCTCACGGAGAGGCCTTGACCCCAAAGCTGTGCCGGGCGTAATCTGCCGTTCGCACGGGCCGTTCACGTGGGGGAAGACGGCGGCGCAGGCAGTGTATCACGCTGTAGTTCTGGAGGAGGTTGCGAAGATGGCAATGTACACCATCACCATCAACCCGCAAGCCTCTGAAGCTCCGCAGTACGTACAGGACAAACACTACCTGCGCAAGCACGGGCCGAATGCGTATTACGGTCAGGCACGCTAG
- the araA gene encoding L-arabinose isomerase, whose protein sequence is MVNLKDYEFWFVVGSQYLYGPEVLETVAQRAQEMADALNASGKLPCRVVYKVTAKTNKEITDVIRDANHDEHCAGIITWCHTFSPSKMWINGLVNLQKAWCHFATQYNREIPNEEIDMDFMNLNQAAHGDREHGFIGARLRAPRKVIAGYWQDADVQERLGKWMRSAAGAMFSRSLKVMRFGDNMREVAVTEGDKVEVQAKLGWQVNTWPVGELADEIAAVTPDEEAAMMREYESLYDIATDNLDAVRYQAREEVAMRKMLDREGCRAFSNTFQDLYGMRQLPGLATQHMLATGYGYGAEGDWKVGAMTAIVKFMTEGQKGGSAFMEDYTYHLVPGQEYSLGAHMLEVCPSVAEGKPRIEVHPLGIGGKEDPARLVFEGHAGKAVVISLVDMGGRLRLICQDIECVKPIMPMPNLPVARVMWRAMPDLKTGLECWILAGGAHHTVLSYDVDAEQMKDWARIMDIEFVHISKDTTTESLERDLFLADLAWKLK, encoded by the coding sequence ATAGTGAATCTGAAAGATTATGAGTTCTGGTTTGTAGTAGGAAGCCAGTACCTTTACGGCCCGGAAGTTCTCGAGACCGTAGCACAGAGAGCGCAGGAGATGGCCGACGCACTCAACGCCTCAGGAAAACTTCCCTGCCGTGTTGTCTACAAGGTTACGGCCAAGACAAACAAGGAGATCACCGACGTAATACGCGACGCGAACCACGACGAGCACTGCGCGGGAATAATCACGTGGTGCCACACCTTCAGCCCGTCAAAGATGTGGATTAACGGCCTCGTGAACCTCCAGAAGGCATGGTGCCATTTCGCGACGCAGTACAACCGCGAGATTCCGAATGAAGAAATCGATATGGACTTCATGAACCTGAATCAGGCGGCTCACGGCGACAGGGAACACGGCTTCATAGGCGCGCGCCTTCGTGCACCCAGAAAGGTAATTGCGGGCTACTGGCAGGACGCTGACGTTCAGGAACGGCTCGGAAAGTGGATGCGTTCTGCGGCTGGTGCAATGTTCTCACGCTCGCTGAAGGTTATGCGTTTCGGCGACAACATGCGTGAAGTTGCGGTAACTGAAGGCGACAAGGTAGAGGTTCAGGCAAAACTGGGCTGGCAGGTCAACACCTGGCCGGTCGGAGAACTTGCGGACGAGATTGCTGCTGTAACACCCGACGAGGAAGCCGCGATGATGCGCGAGTATGAATCGCTCTACGACATTGCGACGGATAATCTTGACGCAGTACGTTATCAGGCACGCGAGGAAGTAGCCATGAGGAAGATGCTTGACCGCGAAGGCTGCCGGGCATTCAGCAACACGTTCCAGGATCTTTACGGGATGAGACAGCTTCCCGGCCTCGCGACACAGCACATGCTTGCGACGGGTTACGGCTACGGAGCAGAAGGCGACTGGAAGGTCGGGGCAATGACCGCTATCGTGAAATTCATGACGGAAGGACAGAAGGGCGGCTCTGCGTTCATGGAGGACTACACGTATCACCTTGTGCCCGGCCAAGAATACAGCTTGGGTGCTCACATGCTGGAAGTCTGCCCGAGTGTCGCAGAAGGGAAGCCGAGAATTGAGGTTCACCCTCTCGGAATCGGCGGCAAGGAAGACCCCGCACGTTTAGTGTTCGAGGGACACGCAGGGAAAGCCGTAGTGATTTCTCTCGTCGACATGGGCGGCCGTCTCCGTCTCATCTGTCAGGACATCGAGTGCGTTAAGCCCATAATGCCGATGCCGAATTTGCCTGTTGCGCGCGTAATGTGGCGGGCAATGCCTGACCTAAAGACCGGCCTTGAGTGCTGGATACTTGCGGGCGGAGCACATCACACGGTGCTGAGCTACGATGTTGACGCGGAACAGATGAAGGACTGGGCGCGCATAATGGACATCGAGTTTGTTCACATCAGCAAGGACACGACGACAGAGAGCCTCGAGCGTGATTTGTTCTTGGCCGACTTGGCGTGGAAGCTGAAGTAA
- the tal gene encoding transaldolase, with the protein MMTSIHEAFKLGQSIWLDYISKDLIASGGLQGWIDKGVVGVTTNPSIFENAIAKTTDYDAEIAALHAQGKTTAEIYEVLTLQEVGAAADILRPVYDKTGGKDGYVSLEVNPLLASDRDTTISEAKRLFALLNRPNVMIKIPATPEGIEALTECIAASVNVNSTLIFSRAQYEAVARAYIEGTKRGGRAASVASVFVSRVDGAVDKLLPPELQGRIAVDGIKLMYQAFKKLFAGQEQVQRPLWASTGTKNKAYSDVKYVEELIGPDTVNTVPPATLNAFVDHGHAALTLEQGLAQAEADLAGLTFSMDDVCAKLLADGLEAFNGAFRSLMSAIEQKGAKL; encoded by the coding sequence ATGATGACATCAATACATGAAGCGTTCAAACTCGGGCAAAGCATATGGCTCGACTACATCAGCAAGGATCTCATAGCTTCCGGCGGACTTCAGGGCTGGATTGACAAAGGAGTCGTCGGCGTAACCACTAACCCTTCAATCTTCGAGAACGCCATAGCCAAGACAACAGACTATGACGCGGAGATAGCAGCCCTCCACGCTCAGGGCAAAACCACAGCGGAAATCTACGAGGTCTTGACGCTGCAGGAAGTCGGTGCGGCAGCAGATATTCTCCGCCCCGTTTACGACAAGACAGGCGGCAAAGACGGCTACGTCAGCCTCGAGGTCAACCCTCTGCTTGCGTCGGACAGGGACACAACAATTAGCGAGGCCAAGAGACTCTTTGCGCTCCTCAACAGGCCGAACGTAATGATTAAGATTCCCGCAACACCCGAAGGCATCGAGGCACTCACTGAATGCATCGCCGCCAGCGTAAACGTGAACTCAACATTAATCTTCTCGCGCGCACAGTATGAGGCAGTCGCCAGAGCCTACATCGAGGGCACGAAGCGCGGAGGCAGAGCAGCATCTGTTGCGTCGGTGTTCGTGAGCAGGGTTGATGGTGCTGTGGACAAGCTGCTTCCTCCAGAACTTCAGGGAAGAATCGCAGTCGACGGCATCAAGCTGATGTATCAGGCCTTCAAGAAGCTCTTTGCCGGGCAGGAGCAGGTACAGCGTCCGTTGTGGGCGAGCACCGGCACGAAGAACAAGGCATACAGTGATGTTAAGTACGTCGAGGAACTCATAGGCCCTGACACCGTCAACACAGTACCTCCTGCAACACTTAATGCGTTTGTGGATCACGGACACGCGGCACTGACGCTCGAGCAGGGACTCGCACAGGCAGAAGCAGACCTCGCAGGACTGACCTTCAGCATGGATGATGTTTGCGCTAAACTTTTGGCTGACGGCCTCGAAGCCTTTAACGGAGCTTTCAGGTCGTTAATGTCAGCAATAGAGCAGAAGGGAGCAAAGTTATAG
- a CDS encoding FGGY-family carbohydrate kinase yields the protein MSAEIITSGKTALGIEFGSTRIKAVLVDYDGHVLASGSHEWENKLVNGVWTYDLADVDAGLRSCYASLRKDVAAKYGVTPATFGAIGISAMMHGYIALDAQDKQLAPFQTWRNTNTTQAADELTELFQFNIPLRWSVAHLYQRLLDGEAHVKNVAGVFTLAAYMHYKLTGKKVIGVGDAAGMFPIDSDALDYDEGMVQKFDALLKKAGLSYGLRDVFPKVLVAGDDAGSLTAEGAALLDETGMLKAGIPMCPPEGDAGTGMTATNSVAPRTGNLSAGTSTFAMIVLERQLKALHREIDMVTTPSGFPCAMSHANNGTSDLNAWVSLFGEFCKLMGVEANMGELFGKLYTHSMTGDADCGGLMAYGYYSGENITFINEGRPLFMRTPNSKFNLANFMKVNLYTSLGAVKLGMDILLKDEGVKLDRMMGHGGLFKTPLVMQKVLAAAVNAPVSVMSTASEGGAWGIALLAAYMADGKKDGKLEDYLDKRVFKELTGNVVAPDPAEVEGFEVFTQRYKAGLEAEKAAISSMDW from the coding sequence ATGTCTGCAGAAATAATTACTTCTGGCAAAACCGCGCTCGGAATAGAGTTCGGCTCAACGAGAATCAAGGCTGTGCTTGTGGATTATGACGGGCACGTACTGGCTTCCGGCTCTCACGAGTGGGAGAACAAGTTAGTGAATGGCGTGTGGACGTATGACTTGGCCGATGTTGATGCGGGTCTGAGGTCGTGCTACGCGTCGCTGAGGAAGGATGTAGCGGCAAAGTACGGCGTAACACCTGCGACTTTCGGGGCAATCGGAATCAGCGCGATGATGCACGGCTACATTGCTCTTGACGCGCAGGACAAGCAGCTTGCACCGTTCCAGACGTGGCGCAACACCAACACAACGCAGGCCGCCGATGAACTTACAGAGCTGTTCCAGTTCAACATTCCGCTGAGATGGAGCGTCGCGCACCTGTACCAGAGGCTTCTTGACGGAGAAGCTCACGTGAAGAACGTTGCGGGCGTGTTCACGCTGGCGGCATACATGCACTACAAGCTGACCGGCAAAAAGGTTATCGGTGTCGGAGATGCGGCGGGAATGTTCCCGATAGATTCTGACGCGCTGGATTATGATGAAGGAATGGTGCAGAAGTTCGACGCTCTCCTGAAGAAGGCCGGGCTCTCTTACGGACTGCGGGACGTTTTCCCGAAGGTCTTAGTTGCGGGTGATGACGCAGGAAGCCTCACGGCGGAAGGTGCGGCACTCCTCGACGAGACCGGGATGCTGAAGGCCGGAATCCCGATGTGCCCCCCCGAAGGCGACGCAGGTACGGGAATGACCGCGACGAACTCCGTAGCTCCGAGAACCGGCAACCTTTCAGCTGGAACGTCAACGTTCGCGATGATTGTCCTCGAACGCCAGCTTAAGGCACTTCACCGTGAAATCGACATGGTTACGACACCGTCGGGCTTCCCCTGCGCAATGTCCCACGCAAACAACGGAACGAGCGACCTCAACGCTTGGGTGTCGCTGTTCGGGGAGTTCTGCAAGTTAATGGGCGTTGAAGCGAATATGGGCGAACTTTTCGGCAAGCTCTACACGCACTCAATGACCGGCGATGCGGACTGCGGAGGGCTTATGGCCTACGGGTACTACAGCGGAGAGAACATCACCTTCATCAACGAAGGAAGGCCGTTGTTCATGCGCACGCCTAACAGCAAGTTCAACCTTGCTAACTTCATGAAGGTCAACCTCTACACGTCGTTAGGTGCTGTGAAGCTGGGGATGGATATTCTCCTGAAGGACGAGGGCGTGAAGCTCGACAGAATGATGGGGCACGGCGGACTGTTCAAGACTCCTCTGGTGATGCAGAAGGTTCTTGCGGCGGCGGTGAATGCTCCTGTTTCCGTAATGTCGACAGCGTCAGAGGGCGGAGCGTGGGGAATTGCTCTGCTTGCGGCGTACATGGCGGACGGAAAGAAGGACGGCAAGCTCGAGGATTACCTTGACAAGCGCGTCTTCAAGGAACTCACGGGGAACGTAGTAGCTCCTGATCCTGCGGAGGTTGAGGGGTTCGAGGTGTTCACGCAGAGGTACAAGGCAGGTCTTGAGGCAGAGAAGGCCGCGATTTCGTCAATGGACTGGTGA
- a CDS encoding transketolase: protein MLKKFPSDNLSPEYISELQAAAKRARVSALTMVSAAKSGHPGGAFSSMEMFLSVYGIANLTPENCSDVKRDYVVVSHGHTSAGVYAALAEWGFIPREDAMAHFRDLGSAFQGHIEREVPGIDWGTGNLGQGLSAGAGFALAQRAVGYSGHVYVLMGDGGQTKGQLAEARRTAVKEGLTGLVALIDWNDIQLSGYRKDIMPCNLKALWEADGWEAVEVDGHSFPALYDALKAAGTHGKPTVLLCKTVMGKDGLIMEGIPDYHGKPVSNDDYAKIVAHLGEDPDTLAKAVERRKTPSTFKGRTVAYPPAPSMDTGTPFDYEGKKCMDNRGAFGKALADVGSLNYKQEGRTPILVFDCDLAPSVMTGAFRKECPDWYVQSGIQEHNVATMSGTASIAGVVSLWAEFGVFGIDEVYNQQRLNDINMAGNKTVLTHVGLDVGEDGKTHQCIDYVGLLRNTFGWKLVVPADPNQTDRATRWMLRTPGDICLAVGRSKIDGLKEFAGSYEFVYGEAVKLRDGKDGSIFALGYMAQLALQAAEAHNLSVNVYAVSSPLAPDMKAMREAAALGPILTVEDHNANTGMGAIMLLEAVRQGIALPKVKTLGVTHYGASATSDKVREEMGLSPEAIAKEFIACLQK, encoded by the coding sequence GGCCAAGAGCGGACACCCCGGCGGAGCGTTCTCGAGCATGGAGATGTTCCTCTCAGTCTACGGCATCGCTAACCTCACACCCGAAAACTGCAGCGATGTCAAACGTGATTACGTCGTCGTCTCACACGGCCACACCAGCGCAGGAGTCTATGCTGCACTCGCCGAATGGGGCTTCATTCCGCGCGAGGACGCTATGGCTCACTTCCGCGACTTGGGGAGCGCGTTTCAGGGACACATTGAGCGTGAAGTTCCCGGCATCGACTGGGGCACGGGCAATCTCGGTCAGGGACTCAGCGCAGGTGCAGGGTTCGCGCTCGCACAGAGGGCTGTCGGCTACAGCGGACACGTTTACGTTCTGATGGGCGACGGCGGACAGACTAAGGGACAGCTCGCAGAAGCAAGACGCACCGCAGTCAAGGAAGGCCTCACCGGGCTTGTTGCGCTCATCGACTGGAACGACATCCAGCTCTCAGGTTACCGCAAAGACATCATGCCCTGCAATCTTAAAGCGTTATGGGAAGCTGACGGCTGGGAAGCTGTAGAGGTTGACGGTCATTCATTCCCCGCGCTGTACGATGCACTGAAGGCCGCAGGAACTCACGGCAAGCCGACGGTTCTCCTCTGCAAAACCGTAATGGGCAAAGACGGACTCATCATGGAAGGCATACCCGACTATCACGGAAAGCCGGTCAGCAATGACGATTACGCAAAGATAGTCGCGCATCTCGGAGAAGACCCTGACACTCTCGCTAAGGCAGTTGAACGCCGCAAGACTCCTTCAACCTTCAAGGGCAGAACTGTAGCGTATCCTCCTGCACCGAGCATGGATACCGGGACTCCGTTCGACTACGAGGGCAAGAAGTGCATGGACAATCGCGGGGCTTTCGGAAAGGCACTTGCTGATGTCGGCAGTCTGAACTACAAGCAGGAAGGCCGTACCCCCATCCTTGTTTTCGACTGCGACCTTGCACCGTCCGTAATGACAGGAGCATTCAGGAAGGAATGCCCGGATTGGTACGTACAGAGCGGCATTCAGGAGCACAACGTAGCCACGATGTCAGGGACTGCGAGCATCGCAGGTGTAGTGTCCCTGTGGGCAGAGTTCGGAGTGTTCGGCATCGACGAGGTCTATAACCAGCAGAGGCTTAACGACATCAATATGGCAGGGAACAAGACGGTACTGACTCACGTCGGGCTTGACGTAGGCGAGGACGGCAAGACTCACCAGTGCATAGACTATGTAGGGTTACTGCGCAACACTTTCGGCTGGAAGCTGGTAGTACCTGCTGACCCCAACCAGACCGACAGAGCAACGAGGTGGATGCTCAGGACACCGGGCGATATTTGCCTAGCTGTCGGAAGGAGCAAGATTGACGGCCTGAAGGAGTTTGCGGGAAGCTACGAGTTTGTTTACGGCGAGGCAGTGAAGCTGAGGGACGGCAAGGACGGGAGCATCTTTGCGCTCGGGTACATGGCACAGCTCGCGTTGCAGGCAGCAGAAGCACACAATCTCTCCGTGAACGTCTACGCAGTCTCTTCACCTCTTGCACCTGACATGAAGGCAATGCGCGAGGCGGCGGCACTTGGCCCGATCCTCACCGTCGAAGACCACAACGCCAATACAGGAATGGGAGCAATAATGCTTCTCGAGGCAGTCAGGCAGGGAATAGCACTCCCGAAGGTAAAGACGCTCGGAGTTACGCACTACGGAGCATCAGCCACATCAGACAAGGTGCGCGAAGAAATGGGACTTTCCCCCGAAGCAATAGCAAAGGAGTTTATAGCATGTCTGCAGAAATAA